GTGGCAGACCTGCTCAAGGCCGAATGGGATGCCGTTCCGGCGGCTGAAGACGGCGAGATCGATCCCGCCCTCATGCCCATCACGCGGCTGGCCAATGTCGCCAGTGAGGGCGTGGCGGACCGCCGCGAGGCGTTGATCGCTGATGCGCGCAATTATGCGGGAACGGACTTGCTATCCTACCGCGCGCCGGACCCGGCAGACTTCGTCGCCCGTCAGACCGCGGCCTGGGATCCCTGGATCGACTGGGCGGCAGAACGCGGCGTCAGGCTGGAAACCACGGACAGCATTCGCGCCATTGATCAGGCTGAGACAAGTCTCGACACCGTCGCCGACTATGCGTGCGGTCTGCCGGACTTCGCCATGACCCTGTTCGTGCATCTGGTGGCGGTCTATGGTTCGGCTGTCCTGGCCATGGCGGTGATGGAACAGGCGCTGGAGGCGGGCGAGGCGTTCGATCTGTCACGCATTGACGAGCTTTACCGCGCGGAGATCTGGGGCGTGGACGAAGCGGACGAGGCGGTGCGCCTGGCGCTGCGCGCCGAAACCGTCACTTTGGGCGGGCTGGCCCCTGACATAGGTTAATCTTTACTGGTCATTCGGCGCCCGGGCCTCTACGCCTGTGAGCATGGATGGCAGCTTCCTCCTTTCAGCATTCATCTTTCTCTGCGCGGCCAGCCTGCTGGTTCCGATCAGCAAGCTGTCGGGTCTCGGCTCCGTCATCGGCTATCTCGTTGCGGGACTTTTGATCGGGCCAAGCGTGCTGGGTCTGATCTCAGATCCCATCACCATTCTTCACTTTGCGGAATTTGGCGTCGTGATGATGCTGTTCCTGATCGGGCTGGAACTGGAGCCGCGCAAGCTCTGGTCGATGCGCGGCAAACTGATCGGTGTCGGCGGATCGCAAGTCCTGCTGACCTTGCTGGCCATTGCGGGC
This genomic window from Algimonas porphyrae contains:
- a CDS encoding ATP12 family protein, translated to MARRFYADVTVDRDRNGWFIRLDGRALKTPGKRPIRVPSQRVADLLKAEWDAVPAAEDGEIDPALMPITRLANVASEGVADRREALIADARNYAGTDLLSYRAPDPADFVARQTAAWDPWIDWAAERGVRLETTDSIRAIDQAETSLDTVADYACGLPDFAMTLFVHLVAVYGSAVLAMAVMEQALEAGEAFDLSRIDELYRAEIWGVDEADEAVRLALRAETVTLGGLAPDIG